The Streptomyces sp. Mut1 genome window below encodes:
- a CDS encoding alpha/beta fold hydrolase, protein MSEISAGDAVATAASAAGWRRAGVAGAAIGVLAAGAAAGVAVERLTVGRSMRKRARLALDATGPYGSLRGVPGRATADDGTELFYEVDEIDGAGPDGTASFAAGAGPRRRRLFGRKAPAPVTVVFSHGYCLSQDSWHFQRAALRGIVRTVHWDQRSHGRSERGRAQARAGGGVPVGIDQLGRDLKAVIDAAAPEGPLVLVGHSMGGMTIMALADRYPELIRDRVAAVAFVGTSGGKLDEVSFGLPVAGVNAVRRVLPGVLRALGSQAELVERGRRATADLFAGLIKRYSFGSRDVDPAVARFAERLIEATPIDVVAEFYPAFAEHDQSAALPLFRDLPVLILAGDKDLVTPSSHSEAIADRLPEAELVIVPDAGHLVMLEHPETVTDRLADLLVRAGAVPES, encoded by the coding sequence GTGAGCGAGATCAGCGCGGGTGACGCGGTGGCGACGGCCGCTTCCGCGGCCGGCTGGCGCCGGGCGGGAGTCGCCGGCGCCGCCATAGGTGTGCTCGCCGCCGGGGCGGCGGCCGGAGTCGCGGTCGAGCGGCTGACGGTCGGCCGGTCCATGCGCAAGCGCGCCCGGCTGGCCCTGGACGCCACCGGACCGTACGGCTCGCTGCGCGGGGTGCCGGGCCGGGCCACGGCCGACGACGGCACCGAGCTGTTCTACGAGGTGGACGAGATCGACGGGGCGGGACCCGACGGCACCGCGTCCTTCGCCGCGGGCGCGGGCCCCCGCAGGCGCCGGCTCTTCGGACGCAAGGCGCCCGCCCCGGTCACGGTCGTCTTCAGCCACGGCTACTGCCTCAGCCAGGACTCCTGGCACTTCCAGCGGGCCGCCCTGCGCGGCATCGTGCGCACCGTCCACTGGGACCAGCGCAGCCACGGCCGCTCCGAGCGCGGCCGGGCCCAGGCCCGCGCCGGCGGCGGGGTGCCGGTCGGCATCGACCAGCTCGGCCGCGACCTCAAGGCGGTCATCGACGCGGCCGCCCCCGAGGGTCCGCTCGTCCTGGTCGGCCACTCCATGGGCGGCATGACGATCATGGCGCTCGCCGACCGGTACCCGGAGCTGATCCGCGACCGGGTCGCCGCCGTCGCGTTCGTCGGCACGTCGGGCGGGAAGCTCGACGAGGTCAGCTTCGGGCTGCCGGTCGCGGGCGTCAACGCGGTGCGCCGGGTGCTGCCCGGGGTGCTGAGGGCGCTCGGCTCGCAGGCGGAGCTGGTGGAGCGGGGACGGCGGGCGACCGCCGACCTGTTCGCCGGGCTGATCAAGCGGTACTCGTTCGGCTCGCGGGACGTGGACCCGGCGGTCGCGCGGTTCGCCGAGCGGCTCATCGAGGCCACCCCGATCGACGTGGTCGCCGAGTTCTACCCCGCCTTCGCCGAACACGACCAGAGCGCGGCCCTGCCCCTCTTCCGCGATCTGCCGGTCCTCATCCTGGCCGGCGACAAGGACCTGGTGACGCCCAGCTCGCACAGCGAGGCCATCGCGGACCGGCTGCCCGAAGCGGAACTGGTCATCGTTCCCGACGCCGGCCACCTCGTGATGCTGGAACACCCGGAGACGGTGACCGACCGGCTCGCCGACCTGCTGGTGCGGGCGGGAGCCGTACCGGAATCCTGA
- a CDS encoding MFS transporter yields MRKWGPLTAVCLGTFMLLLDVTIVIVALPDMARVLDASLSDLQWVIDGYALALAALLLGTGAAADRLGRRRVHVVGVVLFAVASLACGLASSPAVLVAARGVQGVGAAAMFATTLPLLASVYQGKDRSVALGLWGAVSGGAAAIGPVVGGLLTEGPGWRWIFFVNLPVSVAAIWLTLRTVPESHGARDRRTDWAGTAAFAVFAGAATYAVVRAGSVGWTSGQTLLTFALAVLALLCFVVVELRVAHPLLDLSLFRTSAFTGVMAGSLAFNMAAFGVLPYTSIWLQTVVGLSPVQGGLAVLPLAATAFLVAAAGGRLLHGAQPRLTIGVGLALIGAGTLGQAVLGAGSSWPALIPGLVVAGIGTGLVSPAIAGAALAAVEPERAGMAGGAVNTFRQLGYAFGVAVLGTVLTSRMGAALGEGESHALAGGGADGLRAAGVPEHALRAAFASGLNVAAVVAGAVGLVAGAAVLLLVKGGKTAAAPAGREPVPVRAG; encoded by the coding sequence ATGCGTAAGTGGGGGCCGCTCACCGCGGTCTGTCTGGGGACGTTCATGCTGCTGCTGGACGTCACGATCGTCATCGTGGCACTGCCCGACATGGCGCGGGTGCTGGACGCGTCGCTCTCCGACCTGCAATGGGTCATCGACGGCTACGCCCTCGCGCTCGCCGCGCTGCTGCTCGGCACGGGCGCCGCGGCCGACCGGCTCGGGCGGCGCCGGGTCCATGTCGTGGGCGTCGTGCTCTTCGCCGTCGCCTCGCTGGCCTGCGGCCTCGCCTCGTCGCCGGCCGTACTGGTCGCCGCGCGCGGGGTCCAGGGGGTGGGCGCCGCCGCGATGTTCGCGACCACGCTGCCGCTGCTCGCCTCGGTGTACCAGGGCAAGGACCGGTCCGTGGCGCTCGGGCTGTGGGGCGCGGTGAGCGGGGGCGCCGCCGCGATCGGGCCGGTGGTCGGCGGGCTGCTGACCGAGGGGCCCGGCTGGCGCTGGATCTTCTTCGTGAACCTGCCGGTCAGCGTGGCCGCCATCTGGCTGACCCTCAGGACCGTGCCCGAGTCGCACGGGGCGCGCGACCGGCGCACCGACTGGGCGGGGACCGCCGCCTTCGCGGTGTTCGCGGGGGCCGCGACGTACGCCGTCGTACGGGCGGGCAGCGTCGGCTGGACCTCCGGGCAGACGCTTCTCACCTTCGCTCTCGCCGTGCTCGCCCTGCTCTGCTTCGTCGTCGTGGAGCTGCGCGTCGCCCACCCGCTGCTCGACCTCTCGCTGTTCAGGACCTCCGCCTTCACGGGCGTGATGGCCGGGTCCCTCGCCTTCAACATGGCGGCCTTCGGCGTGCTGCCGTACACCTCGATCTGGTTGCAGACGGTCGTCGGGCTGAGCCCGGTCCAGGGCGGTCTGGCGGTCCTGCCGCTGGCCGCGACCGCGTTCCTGGTGGCGGCCGCGGGCGGGCGCCTGCTGCACGGGGCGCAGCCGCGCCTGACCATCGGCGTCGGGCTCGCCCTCATCGGCGCCGGCACCCTCGGTCAGGCCGTGCTCGGCGCGGGCTCCTCGTGGCCCGCGCTGATCCCGGGCCTGGTCGTCGCGGGCATCGGCACCGGCCTGGTCTCCCCGGCCATCGCGGGCGCCGCGCTGGCCGCGGTGGAGCCGGAGCGGGCCGGTATGGCGGGCGGCGCGGTCAACACCTTCCGCCAGCTCGGATACGCCTTCGGGGTCGCCGTGCTCGGGACGGTGCTGACCTCCCGGATGGGGGCGGCTCTCGGCGAGGGCGAGTCCCACGCGCTCGCGGGCGGCGGCGCGGACGGGCTGCGCGCCGCCGGGGTCCCGGAGCACGCGCTGCGGGCGGCGTTCGCCTCGGGGCTGAACGTGGCGGCCGTGGTGGCCGGTGCGGTGGGGCTCGTCGCGGGGGCGGCGGTGCTGCTGCTCGTCAAGGGCGGGAAGACGGCCGCCGCACCGGCCGGGCGGGAGCCGGTGCCGGTGCGCGCCGGGTAG
- the tsaE gene encoding tRNA (adenosine(37)-N6)-threonylcarbamoyltransferase complex ATPase subunit type 1 TsaE, with product MEAAQNSPAAAGTAENTPSAVTVELAVDSPEQMGALGRRLASVLRPGDLVMLTGELGAGKTTLTRGLGEGLGVRGAVTSPTFVIARVHPPLGAGPALVHVDAYRLGGGLDEMEDLDLDVSLPDSVVVVEWGDGKVEELSEDRLQVLIDRAVGDTDDERRSVTLRGVGARWAGLRNESWAPWA from the coding sequence ATGGAAGCAGCGCAGAACAGCCCGGCGGCCGCCGGGACCGCCGAGAACACCCCGTCCGCCGTCACCGTGGAGCTGGCGGTCGACTCCCCCGAACAGATGGGGGCCCTGGGCCGCAGGCTCGCCTCCGTGCTGCGCCCCGGCGACCTCGTGATGCTCACCGGCGAGCTGGGCGCGGGCAAGACGACCCTGACCCGGGGACTCGGCGAGGGCCTGGGGGTGCGCGGCGCCGTCACGTCCCCCACCTTCGTGATCGCCCGGGTCCACCCCCCGCTCGGCGCCGGGCCCGCGCTGGTCCATGTCGACGCGTACCGGCTGGGCGGCGGTCTGGACGAGATGGAGGACCTGGACCTGGATGTGTCGCTGCCGGATTCGGTGGTCGTCGTGGAGTGGGGCGACGGCAAGGTCGAGGAGCTGTCGGAGGACCGGCTCCAGGTGCTCATCGACCGCGCGGTCGGGGACACGGACGACGAGCGGCGCTCGGTGACGCTGCGGGGCGTGGGCGCCAGGTGGGCGGGGCTGCGCAACGAGTCCTGGGCGCCCTGGGCCTGA
- a CDS encoding NAD(P)H-hydrate dehydratase, whose translation MRTAYSVETVRAAEQALMARLPEGALMQRAAAGLAAACADLLRRAGRVYGSRVVLLVGTGDNGGDALYAGARLARRGAGVVAVRAVPGRAHEGGSAALLAAGGRVVDGGESTTHQDWAGRIDLVVDAITGIGGRGGLRPDAAGLVGRYTAHGAPVVAVDLPSGVEADTGEVPGEAVRADATVTFGAYKPALLVDPAAERAGALRLVDIGLGAELPGVPDLEALQYADVAALLPVPAAESDKYRRGVVGIAAGSARYPGAAVLAVSGALRGGAGAVRYAGPGGAAVIARHPETLVHAGRPARAGRVQAWVVGPGLGDGTDAVAAVSDILATDVPVLVDADGLRLLDAEVVRARTAPTVLTPHAGEAAALLGARREEVEAGRLAAVRELAARFGATVLLKGSTTLIATDTPHTPVRVNPTGTGWLATAGSGDVLSGLTGSLLAAGLAPLDAASAGAYLHGLAARRAADGSPLAALDVADAIPAAWRDVRA comes from the coding sequence ATGCGTACCGCCTACAGCGTTGAGACCGTACGGGCCGCCGAACAGGCCCTCATGGCCCGGCTTCCCGAAGGCGCGCTGATGCAGCGCGCCGCCGCCGGACTCGCCGCCGCCTGCGCCGACCTGCTGCGCCGGGCCGGCCGGGTCTACGGCTCCCGCGTCGTCCTCCTCGTCGGCACCGGCGACAACGGGGGCGACGCCCTGTACGCCGGCGCCCGGCTCGCCCGGCGCGGGGCCGGGGTGGTGGCCGTACGGGCCGTCCCCGGCCGGGCCCACGAGGGCGGCAGCGCGGCCCTGCTCGCGGCGGGCGGGCGCGTCGTGGACGGCGGGGAGAGCACCACCCACCAGGACTGGGCCGGGCGCATCGACCTCGTCGTGGACGCCATCACCGGCATCGGCGGACGCGGCGGACTGCGGCCCGACGCGGCCGGACTGGTCGGGCGCTACACCGCGCACGGCGCGCCCGTCGTCGCCGTCGACCTGCCGAGCGGCGTCGAGGCCGACACCGGCGAGGTGCCCGGCGAAGCGGTGCGCGCGGACGCGACCGTCACCTTCGGGGCGTACAAACCGGCGCTGCTCGTGGACCCGGCCGCCGAACGGGCCGGGGCGCTGCGCCTCGTGGACATCGGGCTCGGCGCCGAACTCCCCGGCGTGCCCGACCTGGAGGCCCTCCAGTACGCGGACGTGGCGGCGCTGCTGCCCGTGCCCGCCGCCGAGAGCGACAAGTACCGGCGCGGGGTCGTCGGCATCGCCGCCGGGTCGGCCCGCTACCCGGGCGCCGCCGTGCTGGCCGTCTCCGGGGCGCTGCGCGGCGGGGCGGGGGCCGTGCGCTACGCGGGCCCCGGCGGCGCGGCCGTCATCGCCCGGCATCCCGAGACCCTGGTCCACGCGGGCCGCCCCGCGCGGGCCGGGCGGGTGCAGGCGTGGGTCGTCGGGCCGGGACTCGGCGACGGTACGGACGCCGTCGCGGCCGTCTCCGACATCCTGGCCACCGATGTGCCGGTGCTGGTCGACGCGGACGGGCTGCGGCTGCTGGACGCCGAGGTGGTCCGGGCCCGCACCGCGCCCACCGTCCTCACCCCGCACGCCGGGGAGGCCGCGGCGCTGCTCGGCGCCCGCCGCGAGGAGGTCGAGGCAGGGCGGCTCGCCGCCGTACGCGAACTGGCCGCCCGGTTCGGCGCCACGGTCCTGCTCAAGGGGTCGACCACCCTCATCGCCACCGACACCCCGCACACCCCGGTCCGGGTCAACCCGACGGGCACCGGGTGGCTGGCGACCGCCGGCAGCGGCGACGTGCTCTCCGGCCTCACCGGCTCCCTGCTCGCCGCCGGCCTCGCCCCGCTCGACGCGGCCTCCGCCGGCGCCTACCTGCACGGCCTCGCGGCCCGCCGCGCCGCGGACGGCTCCCCGCTCGCCGCGCTGGACGTCGCCGACGCCATCCCCGCGGCCTGGCGGGACGTCCGCGCCTGA
- the tsaB gene encoding tRNA (adenosine(37)-N6)-threonylcarbamoyltransferase complex dimerization subunit type 1 TsaB: MDTATPAVTVALHDGTRVVAESAQVDARRHGELLLPAVDRVLADAGVKLDAVTDVVVGVGPGPYTGLRVGLVTAATFGSALSVPVHGLCTLDGLAYAAGLDGLEGPFAVATDARRKEVYWARYEDARTRAEGPCVDRPADIAERLAGLPVVGAGAVLYPDAFPDARGPEHLAAGALAGLAAERLAAGAELLPPQPLYLRRPDAQVPKNYKVVTPQ, from the coding sequence ATGGATACCGCCACCCCCGCCGTCACCGTCGCCCTGCACGACGGGACCCGCGTCGTCGCCGAGTCCGCCCAGGTCGACGCCCGCAGGCACGGGGAGCTGCTGCTGCCCGCCGTCGACCGGGTACTCGCGGACGCCGGGGTGAAACTCGACGCCGTGACGGACGTCGTCGTCGGCGTCGGCCCCGGACCGTACACCGGGCTGCGGGTCGGCCTCGTCACGGCCGCGACGTTCGGCTCGGCGCTGTCCGTGCCGGTGCACGGGCTGTGCACCCTGGACGGCCTCGCGTACGCCGCAGGTCTCGACGGGCTCGAAGGGCCCTTCGCCGTCGCCACGGACGCCCGCCGCAAGGAGGTCTACTGGGCACGGTACGAGGACGCCCGCACCCGGGCCGAAGGCCCCTGCGTGGACCGGCCGGCCGACATCGCCGAGCGGCTCGCGGGCCTCCCCGTCGTCGGGGCGGGCGCGGTGCTCTACCCCGACGCCTTCCCGGACGCCCGCGGCCCCGAACACCTCGCGGCGGGCGCCCTCGCCGGCCTCGCCGCCGAACGCCTCGCGGCCGGCGCCGAACTGCTCCCGCCGCAGCCGCTCTACCTCCGCAGGCCCGACGCGCAGGTCCCGAAGAACTACAAGGTGGTCACCCCGCAGTGA
- a CDS encoding DUF488 domain-containing protein: MSSSDDVRVRRVYDPAEDGDGTRVLVDRLWPRGVSKERAAIDRWLKDLTPSDELRSWYHEDRSGTRYDAFVDRYRAELADPVHTAAVDELVGLVREGGPVTLVTAVKDVPHSHVPVLADHLEHELHHA; encoded by the coding sequence GTGAGCAGCAGCGATGACGTGCGCGTCCGCCGGGTGTACGACCCCGCGGAGGACGGCGACGGAACGAGGGTCCTGGTCGACCGGCTGTGGCCGCGCGGGGTCTCCAAGGAGCGGGCCGCGATCGACCGGTGGCTCAAGGACCTCACCCCGTCGGACGAACTGCGCTCCTGGTACCACGAGGACCGCTCCGGGACGCGCTACGACGCCTTCGTGGACCGCTACCGCGCCGAACTCGCCGACCCGGTGCACACGGCGGCCGTGGACGAACTGGTGGGGCTGGTCCGCGAGGGCGGCCCGGTGACGCTCGTCACGGCGGTCAAGGACGTCCCGCACAGCCACGTACCGGTCCTCGCCGACCACCTGGAACACGAACTGCACCACGCCTGA
- the glmS gene encoding glutamine--fructose-6-phosphate transaminase (isomerizing): MCGIVGYVGGQSAQDVVVAGLKRLEYRGYDSAGIAVLADGGLAAAKKAGKLVNLEKALSERPLPAGSAGIGHTRWATHGGPTDVNAHPHLDNAGRVAVVHNGIIENFAALRAELGERGHDLLSETDTEVVAHLLAEAYSQCGEPAEAMRQVCRRLEGAFTLVAVFADAPDVVVGARRNSPLVVGVGEDESFLASDVAAFIAHTRSAIELGQDQVVELRREGVVVTGFDGEPADVRAYHVDWDASAAEKGGYASFMLKEIAEQPKAVTDTLLGRIDPEGTLHLDEVRITRGELREVDKVVIVACGTAFHAGMIAKYAIEHWTRIPCETELASEFRYRDPILDPHTLVVAISQSGETMDTLMALRHAREQGAKVLAICNTNGSTIPRESDAVLYTHAGPEVAVASTKAFLTQLVACYLVALYLGQVRGTKWGDEIRTVIRQLSEISGSVDRVLETMGPVRELARSLAGHDTVLFLGRHVGYPVALEGALKLKELAYMHAEGFAAGELKHGPIALIEDGLPVVVVVPSPAGRSVLHGKIVSNIQEIRARGALTVVIAEEGDDEVVPYADHLIRVPATPTLLQPLVATVPLQVFACELATARGNEVDQPRNLAKSVTVE, translated from the coding sequence ATGTGCGGAATCGTGGGTTACGTCGGTGGGCAGTCGGCACAGGACGTCGTCGTCGCGGGCCTCAAGCGGCTGGAGTACCGGGGGTACGACTCCGCCGGCATCGCCGTCCTCGCCGACGGCGGGCTGGCCGCCGCGAAGAAGGCCGGGAAGCTCGTCAACCTGGAGAAGGCGCTGAGCGAGCGCCCGCTGCCGGCCGGGAGCGCCGGGATCGGGCACACCCGGTGGGCCACCCACGGCGGACCCACCGACGTCAACGCCCACCCGCACCTCGACAACGCGGGCCGCGTCGCCGTCGTCCACAACGGGATCATCGAGAACTTCGCCGCCCTGCGCGCCGAACTCGGCGAGCGCGGCCACGACCTGCTCTCCGAGACCGACACCGAGGTCGTCGCCCACCTCCTCGCCGAGGCGTACAGCCAGTGCGGGGAGCCGGCCGAGGCGATGCGGCAGGTGTGCCGGCGGCTCGAAGGGGCGTTCACGCTCGTCGCCGTCTTCGCGGACGCGCCCGACGTCGTGGTCGGCGCCCGCCGCAACTCGCCGCTCGTCGTCGGGGTGGGGGAGGACGAGTCGTTCCTCGCCTCCGACGTCGCCGCGTTCATCGCGCACACCAGGTCCGCGATCGAGCTGGGCCAGGACCAGGTGGTGGAGCTGCGCCGGGAGGGCGTCGTCGTCACCGGCTTCGACGGGGAGCCCGCCGACGTCCGCGCGTACCACGTGGACTGGGACGCGTCCGCCGCCGAGAAGGGCGGCTACGCCTCCTTCATGCTCAAGGAGATCGCCGAGCAGCCCAAGGCCGTCACCGACACCCTCCTCGGCCGCATCGACCCCGAGGGCACGCTCCACCTGGACGAGGTGCGCATCACGCGCGGCGAGCTGCGCGAGGTCGACAAGGTGGTGATCGTCGCCTGCGGGACCGCGTTCCACGCCGGGATGATCGCCAAGTACGCCATCGAGCACTGGACCCGCATCCCCTGCGAGACCGAGCTGGCCAGCGAATTCCGCTACCGCGACCCGATCCTGGACCCGCACACCCTGGTCGTCGCCATCTCCCAGTCGGGCGAGACCATGGACACCCTGATGGCGCTGCGGCACGCCCGCGAACAGGGCGCGAAGGTGCTCGCCATCTGCAACACCAACGGCTCCACCATCCCCCGCGAGTCCGACGCCGTGCTCTACACGCACGCCGGGCCCGAGGTCGCCGTCGCCTCCACCAAGGCGTTCCTCACCCAGCTCGTCGCCTGCTACCTCGTCGCCCTCTACCTCGGCCAGGTGCGCGGCACCAAGTGGGGCGACGAGATCCGTACCGTCATCCGGCAGCTCTCCGAGATCTCCGGCTCGGTCGACCGGGTCCTGGAGACCATGGGACCGGTCCGCGAGCTGGCCCGGTCGCTGGCCGGCCACGACACCGTGCTCTTCCTCGGCCGGCACGTCGGCTACCCGGTCGCCCTGGAGGGCGCGCTGAAGCTGAAGGAACTCGCGTACATGCACGCCGAGGGGTTCGCCGCCGGAGAGCTCAAGCACGGGCCGATCGCGCTGATCGAGGACGGCCTCCCGGTCGTCGTCGTGGTGCCGTCCCCGGCCGGGCGCTCGGTGCTGCACGGCAAGATCGTGTCGAACATCCAGGAGATCCGGGCCCGCGGCGCCCTGACCGTCGTCATCGCCGAGGAGGGCGACGACGAGGTCGTCCCGTACGCCGACCACCTCATCCGCGTCCCGGCAACGCCTACGCTGCTTCAGCCGCTGGTCGCCACCGTGCCGTTGCAGGTCTTCGCCTGCGAACTGGCGACGGCCCGCGGCAACGAGGTCGACCAGCCGCGCAACCTGGCGAAGTCCGTCACGGTGGAGTGA
- the rimI gene encoding ribosomal protein S18-alanine N-acetyltransferase: protein MTATTAVLREMRWWDIDAVLELEHELFPDDAWSAGMFWSELAHARGPGATRRYVVAEEPGTGRIAGYAGLAAAGDLADVQTIGVTRGHWGGGLGSELLTDLLKHATAFECAEVLLEVRVDNTRAQKLYARFGFEPIGFRRGYYQPGNIDALVMRLHVHEDVQEDVRETETD, encoded by the coding sequence GTGACCGCCACGACCGCAGTGCTGCGTGAGATGCGCTGGTGGGACATCGACGCCGTGCTGGAGCTGGAGCACGAGCTGTTCCCGGACGACGCCTGGTCGGCCGGCATGTTCTGGTCCGAGCTGGCGCACGCGCGGGGACCGGGGGCCACCCGCCGCTACGTCGTCGCCGAGGAGCCGGGCACCGGCCGGATCGCCGGGTACGCGGGCCTCGCCGCCGCCGGTGACCTCGCCGACGTACAGACGATCGGTGTCACCCGCGGCCACTGGGGCGGCGGACTCGGCTCCGAGCTGCTGACCGACCTGCTCAAGCACGCCACGGCCTTCGAGTGCGCCGAAGTGCTGCTGGAGGTCCGCGTCGACAACACCCGGGCCCAGAAGCTGTACGCCCGCTTCGGCTTCGAACCGATCGGCTTCCGCCGCGGCTACTACCAGCCGGGCAACATCGACGCGCTCGTCATGCGCCTCCACGTACACGAAGACGTACAAGAAGACGTACGAGAAACAGAGACTGACTGA
- a CDS encoding holo-ACP synthase has translation MIIGVGIDVAEIERFDAAMRRTPLLAARLFVEAELLLPDGERRGIASLAARFAAKEALAKALGAPAGLLWTDAEVYVEDSGRPRLRVSGTVAARAAELGVRQWHVSLSHDAGVASAVVIAEG, from the coding sequence GTGATCATCGGGGTCGGCATCGACGTGGCGGAGATCGAACGGTTCGACGCGGCGATGCGGCGCACACCGCTGCTGGCCGCGCGCCTCTTCGTGGAGGCGGAACTGCTGCTGCCCGACGGGGAGCGGCGCGGCATCGCCTCGCTGGCCGCCAGGTTCGCCGCCAAGGAGGCCCTCGCCAAGGCGCTCGGCGCCCCCGCCGGACTGCTGTGGACGGACGCCGAGGTGTACGTCGAGGACAGCGGCCGGCCCCGGCTCCGGGTGAGCGGCACGGTCGCCGCCCGCGCCGCCGAACTGGGCGTACGGCAGTGGCACGTGTCGCTCAGTCATGACGCCGGGGTGGCGTCGGCGGTGGTCATCGCGGAGGGGTAG
- the alr gene encoding alanine racemase, whose amino-acid sequence MNETASLRARAEIDLAALRANVRVLRARASGARLMAVVKADAYGHGAVPCARAALEAGAAWLGTATPQEALALRAAGLEAPMMCWLWTPGGPWREAIEAGVDVSVSGMWALDEVTAAAAEAGRPARIHLKADTGLGRAGCQPADWPELVAAARTAEQAGTVRVTGLWSHFACADEPGHPSITAQLNTFRDMVAYAEKAGVEPEVRHIANSPATLTLPESHFDLVRTGIAMYGISPGPELGTAADFGLRPVMTLAASVALVKHVPAGHGISYGHHYTTAAETTLGLVPLGYADGIPRHASGRGPVLVGGVRRTIAGRVAMDQFVVDLDGDQVAAGSEAVLFGPGDRGEPSAEDWAEAAGTIAYEIVTRIGGRVPRVHRGAEDGAPAGV is encoded by the coding sequence ATGAACGAGACAGCGTCCCTCAGAGCCCGTGCCGAGATCGACCTCGCCGCACTCCGCGCCAATGTGCGCGTGCTGCGTGCTCGGGCGTCCGGGGCGCGGCTCATGGCCGTGGTCAAGGCCGACGCCTACGGGCACGGCGCGGTCCCCTGCGCGCGCGCCGCACTGGAGGCCGGCGCCGCCTGGCTGGGCACCGCGACCCCGCAGGAGGCCCTGGCCCTGCGCGCGGCCGGGCTCGAAGCACCGATGATGTGCTGGCTGTGGACGCCGGGCGGGCCCTGGCGCGAGGCGATCGAGGCCGGCGTCGACGTGTCGGTGAGCGGCATGTGGGCACTCGACGAGGTCACCGCCGCCGCCGCGGAGGCCGGGCGGCCCGCCCGTATCCACCTCAAGGCCGACACCGGCCTCGGCCGGGCCGGCTGCCAGCCCGCCGACTGGCCGGAACTGGTCGCCGCCGCCCGTACCGCCGAGCAGGCGGGCACGGTCCGCGTCACCGGCCTGTGGTCCCACTTCGCCTGCGCCGACGAGCCGGGCCACCCCTCGATCACCGCCCAGCTGAACACCTTCCGCGACATGGTGGCGTACGCGGAGAAGGCTGGCGTGGAGCCCGAGGTGCGGCACATCGCCAACTCCCCGGCCACCCTCACCCTCCCCGAGTCCCACTTCGACCTCGTGCGCACCGGCATCGCCATGTACGGCATCTCGCCGGGGCCCGAACTGGGCACCGCCGCCGACTTCGGGCTGCGCCCCGTCATGACGCTCGCCGCGTCCGTCGCCCTGGTCAAGCACGTACCGGCCGGCCACGGCATCAGCTACGGCCACCACTACACGACGGCCGCGGAGACCACGCTCGGCCTGGTGCCGCTCGGGTACGCCGACGGCATCCCGCGCCACGCGTCCGGCCGGGGCCCCGTCCTGGTCGGCGGGGTGCGGCGGACGATCGCGGGCCGGGTGGCCATGGACCAGTTCGTCGTGGACCTGGACGGCGACCAGGTGGCGGCCGGCAGCGAGGCGGTGCTGTTCGGCCCCGGCGACCGGGGCGAGCCGAGCGCCGAGGACTGGGCCGAGGCGGCCGGCACGATCGCGTACGAGATCGTCACCCGGATCGGCGGCCGGGTGCCGCGCGTCCACCGGGGCGCCGAGGACGGGGCCCCGGCCGGGGTCTGA